In Strigops habroptila isolate Jane chromosome 7, bStrHab1.2.pri, whole genome shotgun sequence, the following are encoded in one genomic region:
- the LOC115610226 gene encoding uncharacterized protein LOC115610226 encodes MEVLWGKGAHPAAVPARSERSTAVAWAGGNLCGPGPGAAGALRTVPARQRLPQPLRFLFAATRSSAPPEAEPPQVMGLPGLLALFSSQRKNPVLVNVLIVSSIISSVAILIIIVYSSLTLSYGEEEELSSALVHVIHTKFILNKVVKGANIAMLAASVCSAFVVLVMAYLGCRSLPRCSCYDSVTGMEWLQPSEDQNQTVEMICAAQSPGGRIFNFPDQFPAQDLDTEEDASKPPPYIRMA; translated from the exons ATGGAGGTGCTGTGG GGAAAAGGCGCACATCCCGCTGCGGTGCCGGCGCGGTCCGAACGCTCTACTGCTGTGGCCTGGGCCGGCGGGAACCTCTGCGGGCCGGGACCCGGGGCAGCCGGAGCGCTCCGCACGGTGCCGGCGCGGCAGAGGCTGCCGCAGCCTCTTCGGTTCCTTTTCGCCGCGACCCGGAGCTCCGCTCCCCCGGAGGCGGAGCCGCCGCAG GTGATGGGACTCCCAGGCCtcctggctttgttttcttcccagcGGAAGAACCCAGTTCTC GTGAATGTGCTGATAGTTTCTTCCATAATCTCTTCTGTTGCCATCCTCATCATAATAGTTTATAGCTCACTCACACTGAGCtatggggaagaggaggagctgaGTTCTGCCCTAGTCCATGTTATCCATACT AAGTTCATACTTAATAAAGTAGTCAAGGGTGCTAACATAGCCATGCTAGCTGCATCTGTCTGCAGTGCTTTTGTTGTGCTGGTGATGGCTTACTTGGGATGCCGGAGTCTTCCACGCTGCTCGTGCTACGACAGTGTAACTGGGATG GAATGGTTGCAACCTAGTGAGGACCAAAATCAGACTGTGGAAATGATTTGTGCTGCACAAA GCCCTGGGGGCAGAATTTTTAACTTCCCAGATCAGTTTCCAGCCCAGGACTTAGATACAGAGGAAGATGCATCCAAACCTCCACCGTATATCAGAATGGCTTGA